One part of the Paramormyrops kingsleyae isolate MSU_618 chromosome 2, PKINGS_0.4, whole genome shotgun sequence genome encodes these proteins:
- the LOC140587742 gene encoding uncharacterized protein, translating into HQHYHPLTQRKQKTVKCTSCGLILNRRNLRIHLRRRHTPIKMDITAQNHLSAQCVDYTNGVFAVAKSFIAPSTPVRVIKRTWGPEQKTMCELDICRINAEFAERSNLRPFECHHIQSLVYCPPARMDTPSLTEDVLQVMVHDKWFGEDKKERCLVRQREANDAGVPLSCLVTVCGPPYKKHISVYESTISYYSRLGRVVVRYNSKIISWHCPCANPRQSCIPKYVAKWHLFETDQALFRKTRSVEENITEHFPIDMESFDLEEGAPYSPEGKNLSRMVQYIFHKKKLPAIFPSDVVKTIHFPVHFIPSETFCSECLEPTPLSEPVLITSKAKILTITDVIEGISVYRKWCYRCGMAYRYQEWTDGVHNFDDHTLLSIYMCHFLRNTLQTHQAVGSAMDVLEKTSGKTYPSRERVLQAYLSFEALSDLGYTYACVSCGYHPVSVVMDLHEKGVFSMPVSSIEEPSQTFDGKVSVENFWEMVSLEMISRGLVPSKYSPHNVLGGMTVF; encoded by the exons caccagcactaccaccccctcacccaaagaaagcagaaaacagtgaagtgtactagctgtggcctaatccttaatagacggaacctacggatacatcttcgaagacgtcacactcccatcaaaatggacattacggcacagaaccacctcagtgctcagtgtgttgattacacaaatggagtgtttgcagtagcaaagtcttttatagcacccagcacaccagtacgtgtcattaaaaggacatggggtcctgaacaaaaaacaatgtgtgagctggatatctgcagaattaatgcagagtttgcagagaggtcaaaccttcgtccatttgagtgccaccacattcagtccctcgtgtactgccctccagccagaatggacactccatcacttacagaggatgttttgcaggtgatggtacatgacaagtggtttggggaagacaaaaaggaaaggtgtttggtacgtcagagagaagcaaatgatgcaggagtcccgttgtcctgtctggtgactgtgtgtggacccccctacaaaaagcacatttctgtatacgagtcaactatctcctattacagccggcttggcagagtggtggtaaggtacaattctaaaatcatttcatggcattgtccttgcgcgaacccaaggcagtcatgcatacctaaatatgttgccaagtggcatttatttgaaacagaccaggcactcttcagaaaaaccagaagtgtggaggagaacatcacagaacattttccaattgacatggaaagttttgacctagaagaaggagctccatactcacctgaaggcaaaaatctgtcgcggatggttcaatacatttttcataagaagaaactgcctgcgattttcccctcagacgtggtcaagaccattcatttccctgtgcacttcataccatcagaaaccttttgctcagaatgtttagagcccactcctctaagcgaacctgtgctgattacatctaaggctaaaatcctaacaatcactgatgtcatagaag gaatttcagtgtacagaaaatggtgctacaggtgtggtatggcatatcgataccaggagtggactgatggtgtccacaatttcgatgaccacacacttctgtccatatacatgtgccattttctacgcaatacacttcag actcatcaggcagtagggagtgccatggatgtgttggagaagacctctggtaaaacctatccatccagggaaagggtcctgcaggcttatttaagctttgaagcactgtcagacctcggttacacatatgcttgtgtatcgtgtggttatcatccagtatctgttgtgatggaccttcatgagaagggcgtttttagcatgcctg tgagcagcattgaggaaccatctcagacttttgatggaaaggtaagtgttgaaaatttctgggagatggtttcccttgaaatgatcagccgtgggttggtcccaagtaagtacagtccgcacaatgttctaggtgggatgacagtattctag